One genomic segment of Deinococcus aestuarii includes these proteins:
- a CDS encoding NAD-dependent epimerase, protein MKMLITGSAGFIGSHLARRCLEGGDEVIGLDNLNPDYAVALKEARLHLLRAFPNFLEVRLDLEDRRGMAELFGAERPAVVVHLAAQAGVRHSVEHPHAYADSNLTGFLNVLEGCRHAGVEHLVYASSSSVYGANTRMPYSVGDPADHPLSLYAATKRANELMAHAYSHLYGLPTTGLRFFTVYGPWGRPDMALFKFTRAILADEPIDVYNHGRMRRDFTYIDDVVEGVARVARRPAAPDPAWSGEHPDPATSRAPYRLYNVGNHQPVELTDLIATLERALGLRASLRLLPMQPGDVPATFADVEHLVRDLGVQPATPLAVGIGRFVEWYREFYGVPALAGGRAP, encoded by the coding sequence ATGAAGATGCTGATCACCGGCTCGGCGGGCTTCATCGGCTCGCACCTCGCCCGGCGCTGCCTGGAGGGCGGCGACGAGGTGATCGGGCTCGACAACCTCAACCCCGACTACGCGGTGGCCCTCAAGGAGGCGCGGCTGCATCTCCTCAGGGCGTTCCCGAACTTCCTGGAGGTGCGCCTCGACCTGGAGGACCGGCGGGGGATGGCCGAGCTGTTCGGGGCCGAGCGCCCCGCCGTGGTGGTGCATCTCGCCGCGCAGGCGGGCGTGCGGCACTCGGTCGAGCACCCGCACGCGTACGCGGACAGCAACCTCACCGGGTTTCTCAACGTGCTGGAGGGCTGCCGCCACGCCGGGGTGGAGCACCTCGTGTATGCCTCGTCGAGTTCGGTGTACGGGGCGAACACCCGGATGCCGTACTCGGTGGGGGACCCGGCCGATCATCCGCTGAGCCTGTACGCCGCCACCAAGCGGGCGAACGAGCTGATGGCGCACGCCTACAGCCACCTCTACGGCCTGCCCACGACCGGCCTGCGCTTTTTCACGGTGTACGGGCCCTGGGGGCGTCCCGACATGGCGCTGTTCAAGTTCACCCGCGCGATCCTGGCGGACGAGCCCATCGACGTGTACAACCACGGGCGGATGCGCCGGGACTTCACCTACATCGACGACGTGGTGGAGGGGGTCGCGCGGGTCGCCCGCCGGCCCGCCGCGCCGGACCCCGCGTGGTCGGGCGAGCACCCGGACCCCGCCACCAGCCGGGCGCCCTACCGCCTGTACAACGTGGGCAACCATCAGCCCGTCGAGCTGACCGACCTGATCGCCACCCTGGAGCGCGCGCTTGGCCTGCGCGCGAGCCTGCGGCTCCTCCCCATGCAGCCCGGCGACGTGCCCGCCACCTTCGCCGACGTGGAGCACCTCGTGCGCGACCTCGGGGTCCAGCCCGCCACGCCGCTGGCGGTCGGGATCGGCCGCTTCGTCGAGTGGTACCGCGAGTTCTACGGGGTGCCCGCGCTGGCGGGGGGCCGGGCGCCATGA
- the asnB gene encoding asparagine synthase (glutamine-hydrolyzing), which translates to MCGVAGVWQPRTAESPLADRPVCLALNALRHRGPDGEGLYRQPHVVLGMRRLSVIDLEGGQQPIYNEDRSVAVVFNGEIYNYRELAAGLRARHHHFRTTSDTEVLVHLYEERGVELVHELRGMFAFALHDARTHRLLLARDRFGKKPLYYMRAASGGWLFASELKALRVLARACGEELTLNEQAVYDYLSLGVVPQPSTIYRGVYALPPGSWASIGEDGHEVRTYWNLEYLPKDRASYARAQARVRDLVAEAVRLRLRSDVPLGVFLSGGVDSAVVAYEAARVLGAELETFTVAVDDPQFDESPVARRTARHLGVRHRVLPLEVSSLDGLQRLVRHYDQPFADASAIPSLEIARLAREHVTVVLNGDGGDEAFGGYRRYVAARRAAPFELLPGWAVGAAARVLGRGAGRRSARGFGARFARGLGQPPGARYLTWTNDLLQEADKRSLWRRAPGLPTEDRIESLLDPRLPPLDRQLDADVRLNLLSDLLVKMDIATMAHSLEARSPLLDHRVAEYAARLPGGYRVRGATPKAVLRDAYRGRLPDEVVRGAKRGFEIPVERWLREDLRPLLHDTLGAPDARVRGWLDPAFVDALLARRVMADRHWSAVVYALLTLELWLREHDA; encoded by the coding sequence ATGTGCGGCGTCGCCGGAGTCTGGCAGCCCAGAACGGCGGAGTCGCCCCTGGCGGACCGTCCGGTCTGTCTCGCCCTGAACGCCCTGCGCCACCGCGGCCCGGACGGGGAGGGGCTCTACCGGCAGCCGCACGTCGTGCTGGGAATGCGGCGGCTGTCGGTCATCGACCTCGAGGGCGGCCAGCAGCCCATCTACAACGAGGACCGCAGCGTCGCCGTGGTCTTCAACGGCGAGATCTACAACTACCGGGAGCTGGCCGCCGGGCTCCGGGCCCGCCACCACCACTTCCGCACGACCTCGGACACCGAGGTGCTCGTCCACCTCTACGAGGAACGGGGGGTCGAGCTCGTCCACGAGCTGCGGGGCATGTTCGCCTTCGCCCTGCACGACGCGCGCACCCACCGGCTGCTGCTCGCGCGCGACCGCTTCGGGAAAAAGCCGCTCTACTACATGCGCGCGGCGTCGGGCGGCTGGCTGTTCGCCTCCGAACTCAAGGCGCTGCGGGTGCTGGCGCGCGCCTGCGGCGAAGAGCTGACCCTGAACGAGCAGGCCGTCTACGACTACCTGTCGCTGGGCGTCGTGCCGCAGCCGTCCACGATCTACCGCGGGGTGTACGCCCTGCCCCCGGGAAGCTGGGCCTCCATCGGCGAGGACGGCCACGAGGTGCGGACCTACTGGAATCTGGAGTACCTGCCCAAAGACCGGGCCAGCTACGCGCGGGCGCAGGCGCGGGTGCGCGACCTCGTGGCCGAGGCGGTGCGGCTGCGCCTGCGCTCGGACGTGCCGCTGGGCGTCTTCTTGTCGGGCGGTGTGGACAGCGCGGTCGTGGCCTATGAGGCGGCCCGGGTCCTAGGCGCGGAGCTCGAGACCTTTACGGTCGCGGTGGACGACCCGCAGTTCGACGAGTCCCCCGTGGCCCGGCGCACGGCCCGCCACCTGGGGGTGCGCCACCGGGTCCTGCCGCTGGAGGTGTCCTCGCTCGACGGCCTCCAGCGGCTCGTGCGGCACTACGACCAGCCGTTTGCCGACGCGAGCGCGATTCCCAGCCTGGAGATCGCCCGGCTGGCCCGCGAGCACGTGACGGTGGTGCTCAACGGGGACGGCGGGGACGAGGCCTTCGGCGGCTACCGCCGCTACGTCGCCGCGCGCCGGGCCGCGCCCTTCGAGCTGCTGCCGGGGTGGGCCGTGGGGGCGGCGGCGCGGGTGCTGGGCCGGGGCGCCGGACGCCGCTCGGCGAGGGGCTTCGGCGCCCGGTTCGCGCGGGGCCTGGGGCAACCTCCCGGCGCGCGGTACCTGACCTGGACGAACGACCTGTTGCAGGAGGCCGACAAGCGCTCTCTGTGGCGCCGCGCCCCCGGCCTGCCCACCGAGGACCGCATCGAGTCGCTGCTCGACCCCCGGCTGCCCCCCCTCGACCGCCAGCTCGACGCCGACGTGCGCCTCAACCTGCTCTCCGACCTGCTCGTGAAGATGGACATCGCCACGATGGCGCACTCGCTGGAGGCGCGCTCGCCCCTCCTCGACCACCGGGTCGCCGAGTACGCGGCCCGCCTGCCGGGGGGGTACCGGGTGCGGGGCGCCACCCCCAAGGCCGTCTTGCGCGACGCCTACCGGGGGCGGCTGCCTGACGAGGTGGTGCGCGGGGCCAAGCGCGGCTTCGAGATTCCGGTCGAGCGCTGGCTGCGCGAGGACCTGCGCCCGCTGCTGCACGACACGCTCGGCGCCCCGGACGCGCGGGTGCGCGGGTGGCTCGACCCCGCGTTCGTGGACGCCCTGCTCGCCCGTCGGGTGATGGCCGACCGCCACTGGTCGGCGGTGGTCTACGCCCTGCTGACGCTGGAGCTGTGGCTGCGGGAGCACGATGCCTGA